A DNA window from Phosphitispora fastidiosa contains the following coding sequences:
- a CDS encoding PDZ domain-containing protein produces TTSIEPHTDYFGATASAEFDISMKLSLVGIGAVLQEREDYTTIRELMAGGPAQLSGKLAVGDRITGVGQGERGPIKEVVGTRLDEVVKMIRG; encoded by the coding sequence ACACCACGTCGATCGAACCGCATACGGATTATTTCGGAGCGACGGCATCCGCCGAATTCGATATCTCGATGAAGCTTTCGCTGGTTGGCATCGGCGCGGTCCTGCAGGAGCGGGAAGACTACACGACCATTCGCGAGCTGATGGCCGGCGGTCCTGCACAATTGTCCGGCAAGCTGGCTGTCGGCGATCGCATCACCGGCGTGGGCCAGGGCGAGCGCGGTCCGATAAAGGAAGTGGTCGGTACGCGCCTCGACGAAGTCGTCAAGATGATCCGCGGC